The genomic stretch GCACTCTccttttaattattattgctCTTTTAATCCCTGTCTTGCTTATTGATGGGTGCATATCAGATTGTCCAGCTTTTCCAATGACTAGCGAATGAATATGAAGTTTCCTATTTCTATATTTATTACTCACTGAAACAAGATTAAGCTTTCTGGCCTATGTAACAGACATGGAATAAAAAAACTGCGGTTACATTTCTAACATTATAAACCCATCATGTCTCATCTGCTGAGAGCTTTCAGTAGAGTAACTTAAAATTTCTACATATACTATGATTGCATtgtgaaaagatgaaaaaaaagaactctTTTCTAGTGTGGTACCTAATGGCTTTTAGCAGTGtcttacatttgcttttttttttttttttttttttttaaggtggatTTGGTGTAGCAAAGAACCTGTGTTCCTGGGCAGTAGATGGCAAGAACTGTACTGTCAATGAACATGTGAATTCCACTCTCCAAGCTTTCCACAGTGCTAAAAAGCCAATTGGTTTGTGCTGTATATCTCCAGTCTTGGCAGCTAAAGTCTTCCctggttgtgaggtcacggtTGGCCAAGATAAAAATGTTGATGGAAGGTGAGAAGGGGATGGACAGAGATACTTTATGTGGGAACTGGGATTAGAAAACAGCTGGTCTTCTGTGCAAAATCTCAGGTGTCTGGTATCAGTAACCATTGGGTAACTTAttagttacatttttttctcattttaaattttttcacATGCTTAATAATAGTGGGCATAGAAATATCAAGGCAGAGAAGCTGAATATGTGAGGTCAAGTGACTTGTTAATGCACTTTAATGTTGGAACAATTTATCCCTGAATTCAGAGATACATTGATCTGTGACATGTTCTGTGATACCAACATCCACAGGCacattacaattaaaaaaaaaatgtaaagaagatAAGTACCCTTATCTCTTGCCCAAACCGTCTGTCCCTGAGCACTGAAGGGACATAGGCTCCTGGACTGGCTTTCTTCTGCAGTGTGGGTGCCAGTGAATGTCCATCAGTCCTGAAAGTGACAGAACAAAGCAATTTTTGTAGAATCCTAGTTGTACAAACAAGCAGGTGGCCATGGGTatcaagttatttttttcttaatacattcATGGTAATTGAGTGTCTAGTTTTAGCTCATATTAAATGAGATATGGGATTTGCTTACCTGATAGCTTTGAAGGCCAAGATTCGTGTCACAAAAGCGGTCACTGGAGCGGGCATTTAAACCATgtctttgggggatttttttgctcaggaatttttaatgattttttctgGTGCTACTGGTTTGGGGCCAGTATGGAGGAAACAGCTGAGAACAGGCCTAGCAGTCAGTGCTGCTTCAAGGACTCTCAGCTCCTGATAAAATTTCTGAATGGACTTTCATATCCACAGCTACAGAACCATAGTGAGGGTTTATTTCTGTCCCCCTATTCCTGCCTTATcctcaggaaaaacagaaaaaccctttGCAGAATCCCAGTGAAACAACTTACATAGAGGCGCAGGAAAAGATCTAACATTCTGCAAGTGCAGCTGGCATCTCTTAAACTTTTGGGCATCAGTTATTGCTGCACTTAGTATCACCTTGTAAATTTATTAAAAGATTGTTCAACAGAATTATGCCTTCAGACATACTGTGAATATGCATTTTAGATGTTAAATCTCTTGTTTTCAAAGTGATTAGACCAGTTGCAATGGGCATAGGGGATAGGGGAAAATCTGACAGTGGAAGTCTGTTCAACTTTATTGTCATCATCAGCTAAAAAGGTCACTGTTATTCTCTCATTCAAGTTATGGCATCAGAATGTTATAGGTACAGCATCTCTTTTTACGTTAatgaaaatctttttatttacagatttCCTGATGCTGAAACAGCATCTGCTATAGCAGAGCTTGGATGTAAGCATGTTTGCAAAGATGTAAGTGAATCCCATGTGGATAAAGCCAATAAGATAGTTACTACCTGTGCTTTCATGTGCAAGGCTCCTTTGCATGAAATTTTTGATGGAATAGGAACAATGATAGAAGAAGTCCTGAAACTTGCTTGAGTGGAAATGTACAAATGTCTGCAAGGAAATCCATTTAGCTGAACATAAACATTTAGCATCCTTGGAttgtattaataaaataatgcaaCTATTAAACTTcacagttcttttttctttttagtctgtAATACATCAAATAGTTATTGCAACctgatactatttttttttcctttaaattaggAAGCGTCTGTTGaaggtatttttttccctctaaatctTGAATGCATTCAGTCTTGGTAAGACAAAGTAGGAATCCTCCTTGCCTAATGGAGTTTCAGCACATCACTAATGATTATCAGCAATTGACAGTTGATGTTACCCACATATAATTACAGGTGAGATGGTTGTAAATGAGTCTGTATACTTGCAGTATAGATGAGTAATTCAATTCTATAatcagaagggaaaaaggaaaaaaactttttccttGTGAGTCTTTAAGCAAGTGTAACTGATGGgcttctgaaattttttttcagaacctCCTAGATAAACCATCTTATAAATCAAGAGTCAGAGACTTAAGTATGTTTGGAACACTCTCTGTTTGGAAAATACACTACTTTTGCTCTAGTAAGTGAAGTAATTTGGGGTCTGGTTagtaaaacaaattagctttattttgtgaatttttgCATACATCTTTTAGTGCTACAAAGTTAGGTACATTTTGTATATTCTAAAACACATGCTTCAATCTTACATATGTGGGTGAAAGTCATCCTCTCTTACAAGCACAATCTCTCAAGGAATGGAGTACCCTGTACTCCACCTAAATGCAATGGCACTTGAGGGAAGTAGAGATTGCAGGAATTCATTTATCAAGGTGAGCTGATAGTACTTAATTGTACTCAAACTTAGTTGTTTCAGAAGTGTGTAAGAAGTTGTCATGGGACGACCAACTGTCTTTACAGTCCCAGACCATGTGGATTTTGTGTGgtgcaagggaggggaggagagggagaaggagatttactgaaTGACTCCAcagcttattttaaagatctaaatttactacacaagttacaatagtacaaagcaacaattcttatcaacagaaacttagttcaactagaatacttattttccaatgctgattgatcttacccacgcatTGCCTGAgtggccaacgtacactcaatcccagggaagtaactgcgagAGGACGTCCCTGTCCCGAGAGaatccacaagttggcagacccgctgtcacccacaaagagcccaAGCTGGCCtccagcctccggggccaacctatttatacccttcaggggaaggtggaggtggagtcccTAGGCCAGCTGCAGTTCTCTTTgcacagtcgcagtccctagctcttggctgctgcagggtccaACTCTCCTCCGTCGTTGTTATGACAgttgcacccacagtcatggggcaggggtggggggatgGCTGAACACCCctaagggcaggctagctgccttgagcactcctcagcactgaagaaaggagtttgagtgactgcgaatgactgttTTACTCCTGCAGTGgaggtcccaaggagagatcccatagctggggtaaggaGTTTAGTAAGGTTAAGTAAGAGTTAAGTAAGgtttctgggcagcctgttctaggtgaccctgcttgagcaaggaggttggactagatcatctctggaggtgccttccagcctcaaccattctgtgattctgtgaactaaTAGCCAAAACATGTCATCGCTAATCAATGCTGGATGAATGAATGCTGGATGAAAGTAGAGAGACAGCCAGTATCTGTTGTAGTAAACAAACAGCTTGAGCGTAAACTTGAAATGTAACAGAAGCAGCTTTTATTAAAACCTGTAGCTGTTCACGAGAGCATAGTATGTGTTTTAACAGGACTATACTAGCATCTATGCATCCAGAAAATGGAACACTCGCATAACCTGCCTCACCTTAAAATAGGTCTTACCTACTAGGAATAAACAGGCTGGAGCAGCAGCCTAGGTGCACATTCCTTACAGTTACTGATCAGCTTTGTGGACACTATTAGGGAAAGTGGGGCTGAATGTCTTGTAGAGGCAGTGCCTCATAACTGAAATGGGAATACAGCAGGAAACAAATTGTGAAGAACAAACCTGTACTGTAGAGCAGCCAAATGGGGGAAGTAATGCTTTTATGACTAGTGGTCTAGAGTTCTCCCTCTTGTTCTGCAGCTGATGTGATCAGGAAGGGCACTATTATTTGCCTCATCAATGCAAGACCAGTCTTGATAGTGAGGCTTGAGATGTTGCAGAGTATCAAATGCTACTACTCTGTATTGTGTGTTTATTTTAGCACAAATGTCAAAGCTTGATGTAACAGGTGGCCTCTTCAAGGAGGATCTGTAGCTAAATATgcagaaatacatatttgaagGTTTTTATTCTCTCTGTCCTTCTCACAGTGATGTTTCTCACAGAGACAACATTTCTGTACTCCTCCAGAATTTGCGTCTCCCTTATGAAGTTATTTAATGGAAGCAGAATGTGTAACTTTTTTGCCAGAAGAGCAGGGGCATTTTTTTCTAGCATGCAAGCAGTGCTCTGCCTCTAGAGGTAGAAAGATAATTGAAGTAGACTGTGCCAGCAGAGGATATTCTGTTCAGCCTCTCTGACTGAATTGTGCACATAATCTCTAAATTATTTACTTAGTCAAAAAACACAATATAGGACTGAGCATAGCTTTTGTGTTAGAGGAGTCCAATTTAAAAGTTCCTGAATCACTAAATAAGAGATTTTCCTGAATTTTTTATTAGCTTCATGATAGCGCCTAGCTGTAAGTTGGGCTCTAAAGGGATGGAATATTGTTCAAAATAAGTGCAGTTTCTCTGAAAGTGCTCTAGCTGACTGTCTCGATAAAAATGAACTTAATACAGAAGAGTCCTCTACTTTTTCCAGATTATACACAGTCTCTATAATGCcttctgtggcttctgcagagaggacTCTGGAGGCATTGGATTGGAATTTTTTCTCCAAGTCCTTTTTTCTCAGAGGTTTCCTCCAGTGCCCGTAGAATGTATCGCAGCGGTCGCTGAATGTGTAGCCATCCTGAAGCGTAACACTCACTTCACAGTAAAGATTCTCAAAGCTGGGCCTGTTATCAGAAGGATGCTCTAGGTGTGTTTTGCAGAGAAGTTCCTGTAAGGCTGCTCTATGAATGTTCTCACTGGCAAAGGACTGAACCGACATGCTGCCATCCAGCAAGGCAGAGCATGCAACAAACTGGAAGGAGTGTCGAGCTTCGTGTTCTGAATTAGGGGTCGGTCTGTTCACGTATCTGACCTCTGGGACCTTGACGATGACTTTCTCAATTTTGTCAAGAGGGAGCAAGTTGTTGTTGTGCTCTACGAGCTTCCTCCTAACAGAAGATGCTGCATCAGCCACCCAGTGTGTTCCAAGGTGAGCAGGAAAGCGTTTGATGGCAACATCTTGTTGGTCCAGCAGCCAGGGATATGACTGCAAGGTTGGCAGGATCTGTGGGTTGTAATCTGTATAAAAGGCACCCATCCCTGACTCCATGTCCAAGATCTGTCCATTTCCTTGAACACCCAGTGATGCTAAGCAAGCTGCTTCTAGTCCATGTTTCGCTGCATTGCCAACGTGGAGGGGCTTCGTTTGGGTTGCTGCATTAGCCAGTGGGGCACCTGCATAGGAGGCAGCTATAGCCAAGGTGTTCTTGCATTTCAGCTGGTCAAGTGCTAGCAGTTTAGCACAGGCTGCTGCACTCCCCATTGTACCGACCACAGTTGGTGGGTGAAACCTGAGAAAACAAAATCTCCTTCATTACTGTATTTCATAAAGTCACATGAATTCACTGTATACACAAGCTCCAATTTCTTTTTGCTACTGTGGAAGTCGGGTTGGACCACAAATGAAACATTCCAAATTCAAGGGCTAGTACCCAAGGGCCTTCTTCCTAGTGGAAGAAGTTGCCCCTTTTCCCTAGGAACATGTTAAACTTAAGTAGCATCACTTAGAATAGGTCCTCCTCAGAAAACAACTGAGAAGTAGAACTGCCCATAGTTAAGGCATACTGAACAGAAATGGCAACATCCTGGTCCTCTATAAAGTATACGTACTGGGCAATGCAAGTTCTTTTACTCTGAACCAGTTTTGCAAAAGTGgtagaagaaaaacacagaaaacagtaaGAAGACTGAGTTCATCCTGCACTTCAGGGCTTTTCTTCTGAGCACACTCTGTCGTCTTAGGCTCTGCTTTGAGACCAGCTCAGCAACTGCTTGCAAATGAGACAGATCAGATGTATTCATGAGAGGCTGAGACCTGTGTTGTTAAACTTTGTCCCTTCTGCTGCTATTTTTCATTAATGATCATCAAAGCCTTCTTGCAGATGGATTGATGCTCTCAAAAAAGTCTATTAGCTAAGCAGTAAATAGCCATGAAAGCGTATTCATGTTTAAGATTTGCTTTGCTTAAACCTTTACTAAATTTCTGGACAAACAACATGGAAAATATGATCAACTGTGCCATTTGTGTTTTTACTGGCGTTTAATTAAGTATCTTAACCCTGAAAAAACTTGCACTCAGCTTACTATTTGAAGTGTTTTATGTACCTTTTTGGAATGTTCCTGGCTTCACTGGAAAAGCGTAGCAACCTGCCTTGCACTTCAATTCCCACGTTGAAAGCTAAGAGCAGATCGAGGCCagagattttcttcttctgaggAAAGGCCTCTGAGAGTGCAATCACAGCAGGAAGCACAGCCCCAGACGGGTGTGTGGCTGGATGCCATGTGTCATCAAAATCCATTGAGTGCACCTAATGTAAAGAGAAACTTTGATTTGTCATCAGAAATCAACTATTTGCCTTGGCAAGATCAGATTAGTCAAATGAAAATTCTGTAATTGCTATAAAAATATTGAAGGACTTGATTTTCCTtagaaagcaaaacttttttaaaaaagtctttcttctaAGCACTTTACTCCCAACATGGCTTGGTGAGAAGTAGAAATGCAATATAAATCTTGCATCAAAGGGGCATGTGATGCAAATGTTCATCAGGCTTTAGCCTGAATTTTCAGCAGTGCAGAACAGACCTGTTACTTGAGCAACCAGATTCACTGGGGTTGCTGGGAGCAGGAACAAGCTGTAGTCTTAAAACTGAAATGAGCTGCTTAGCCCTTAAGAGTGTCGGGAGAGGCCCCCGCTTCCCCATACCCAGAGTCCAACTGCTCTCGAAGTTTTCAGGAGTTCCCAGCATGGCATATTGCTGCTGTTTTGATAGCAGACTGCTCCCAGCAGTGTAGAAAAGTATTGTAATTGTTCAGAGTCTGCCAGAAAACCCCAAATATTCTAAGTAATTGCAAGTATCAGGAACAGCATTTTTAACAAAACCGTAATGCCTCAAAGCTAGAACTGACTTTCATGCCTATTCACATCTTGTTTCATAGATCTACAAGCAAAGAAGGTTGTAATGCACCCCAGCACTCAGATCTTGCCCTGTAATGCTGGGAATACACAATTCTGTCATCCTCAGGATCAGGCTGCTGAGGAGTTTGGTTCTGAACAGACAGAAGAAGAAGACCCAGTGCCCACCTTGAAAAATTTGATGCTAACTGTGAAGATACTCTACAGAGTGGGATGTGGAAAGTTGTGTCTAATACCCAGTAAGCTGTGTTACTTGAGTCTTCAATAAGCGCTTAGAATTGACCTGTGACCAAGATGTAAACCAAAATTATCATATATATGTTGGCAGCCAGATTTGAATATCACACCGATTGCTAGGAGCTGAGAGGTACTGTATctcatttccaaaataattttttctacATTGGAAATGAGGTGTCAAATTTGACCTCTGATCTTGTTGTCATACTAATTTAGACAGGCTTAATATATCATTTCCTTGGATGGTTGCCTTCCCCAGTTTTGCATAATTACCAAATTTGTCTACGCCACCTCTGACATATCCATTGATTTCAATTGGTTTCAGTCTAGATCTGAATTTAGACAGAATTCTGAGGAGTCAGTTATTGCTTTACTGATAAAGTATGTCTCCAAAATGCATAATTGGCTTTTTCAAACTGTATGACTGAAAATTAAATAGTTTTATGATATATTTGTGATagtacatatgtatatgtatatgcgcATATGtctgtatttgtgtatttttcagtAACTATACTTGGTTAGTTGGGGTGAAATCTGGatcctgctgaaatcaatgagagCTAGATTATCTCTTCATTGTGTAGCTGTAACAAGGTTGTAACAAACTGTAGAGCCTCGCACCTTGAAAACAGCCTCAAGTCCCAAATTAATGGTAAGGGATGCTGTTGACTTAGATCAGATATGTATTATCTCATGCTTTGAGCTTGGTCTCATTGGAAGAAGGTTGAGCTACACTAGGAGAACAGTCTAGGAAAATTTTGTGGTAGACCTCAGGAACAAGAATAAAGTAAAGTAAGATTTTAGGAACATTCTATTCTCTCTATAAGGAGGACGGAATCAATTGTTGTGATTTAAGAGCAAATAAAAGAGAGTCTCTTACGGCCACTCCATTCACAAAAGCTGCATACAGAGGAGGAAGTCGGAAATCCAAGTGGCCCCAGATGGTACTGGATATATCTGAGCTGTAGATCTGAAACAGATTGACATCAATTAATTCAAAATCCTGAACTGAAGGATAAATGTATACTGTATCTCTGATGTAACTGAGATCAGACCATACCCTTTTGGGACTCAGCTGCTCCTTTTCATAGGAAATGAAAATGTCAATATATTATTCTATCAGAAAGTATGAAAAGAAACTCTTTTTCTTGAGGACTTATGTCAAGGGCTCAAACAGATCACAGGGAGCAGACCAGCACCATGCGCTTGACTATTCAGTACTTTCACAACACCTCTAACCATTGGTGTCCCTTCTAAAAGCTCATCAGCAATTCCCTCAGGACTGTCATCATCCTATTTGGGAGGGTCTCCAGTTaaagtttctgtttctttcagttttagtAGACCCTGGGTAAATGATATACGGCCTCCTGATGCTGGCATCCCCACACTTTAAAGGgcacctttcctttccttttgctgtgcaggCCTTTTCACCAATGAAGAGATCTTTATGAAAATCAATACAAGTGCATAAACTACCACAGTTTGGGAAGGGGGAGATCCCCGTACAAAGAGACTTCTTGGCACACAGTTCTGGAGCCTGAGTCCAACTAGCGAGGTATTACAGATAAAACAATGGGCTAAACTCCTTCACACTGATGCACTCTTGAGTTGGGAAGGCTTCTACTCAGGGTCAAGTATTCTCCTTGTTTAAGTAGAATGAGACTGGAAGAGAAACATGACCAGTGTACCTTGGACAATAATTATGTTTATGGACTGTAAATAACCCCAAATTAACTTTCCACATATTTAACAGTCCCTTATTTTGGAAAGCTTAGTGTTAAATAAAGTTTGCTTTGCTGATGCTTTTCATAAAATCTTGCAggtgaaagagagaaaggaattcTTAGTTAACTGTGTTCTCCTTTCAGTGGAGAGTCTTAGCATAGTTTGTTGCATAGACTTTTACCCATCCAGAGTTTAAGTAACTCAAGCAATGATGTTCCCCTCTCTCCAGGGGGTAGagtactctctctctctctcctcctccatcaTCAAAAGAATCTCACCATGAAAAAGTTCTCTCTAGTAGCCcaaattttcatttgcttatagCTAAACCTGAGGGTATACTATGAATACCAAACATCTTACTTTGCTGTACTGTATCACTTTGTGGCAGATCTCAGTGCTGGTACCCAGAAGCCCAACTCCAAGGGTATCCAGAATCATTCGCTTGCTTCTCTGAATGACTTGGTCTGTCAGATGGTTTGCATTCAAACCATGAATCACACTGGCAAAATTTCCCGTAATTGtctatgagagagaaaaaaaaaatagatatttagcCTTCCCTTCcatta from Dromaius novaehollandiae isolate bDroNov1 chromosome 1, bDroNov1.hap1, whole genome shotgun sequence encodes the following:
- the LOC112995734 gene encoding glutamine amidotransferase-like class 1 domain-containing protein 3, mitochondrial, which codes for MGKRVALVLAGCGVFDGSEVHEASAALVHLSRGGAEVKIFAPNIEQRDVVNHLQGSSTGEKRNVLVESARLARGNIQDLAELKVSEFDAVIFPGGFGVAKNLCSWAVDGKNCTVNEHVNSTLQAFHSAKKPIGLCCISPVLAAKVFPGCEVTVGQDKNVDGRFPDAETASAIAELGCKHVCKDVSESHVDKANKIVTTCAFMCKAPLHEIFDGIGTMIEEVLKLA
- the ACOD1 gene encoding cis-aconitate decarboxylase gives rise to the protein MWAKTITGNFASVIHGLNANHLTDQVIQRSKRMILDTLGVGLLGTSTEICHKVIQYSKIYSSDISSTIWGHLDFRLPPLYAAFVNGVAVHSMDFDDTWHPATHPSGAVLPAVIALSEAFPQKKKISGLDLLLAFNVGIEVQGRLLRFSSEARNIPKRFHPPTVVGTMGSAAACAKLLALDQLKCKNTLAIAASYAGAPLANAATQTKPLHVGNAAKHGLEAACLASLGVQGNGQILDMESGMGAFYTDYNPQILPTLQSYPWLLDQQDVAIKRFPAHLGTHWVADAASSVRRKLVEHNNNLLPLDKIEKVIVKVPEVRYVNRPTPNSEHEARHSFQFVACSALLDGSMSVQSFASENIHRAALQELLCKTHLEHPSDNRPSFENLYCEVSVTLQDGYTFSDRCDTFYGHWRKPLRKKDLEKKFQSNASRVLSAEATEGIIETVYNLEKVEDSSVLSSFLSRQSARALSEKLHLF